From the Brachyhypopomus gauderio isolate BG-103 chromosome 5, BGAUD_0.2, whole genome shotgun sequence genome, one window contains:
- the gnsa gene encoding N-acetylglucosamine-6-sulfatase: MSSFRLRPRTMFYFGLICVTLSNLSVMGKMYNRANIILILTDDLDVSSGGMIPLNKTRKLIGDAGITFLNTFVASPLCCPSRASILTGKYPHNHHVINNTLEGNCSSPAWQKTQEPASFPALLQKYGYYQTFFAGKYLNEYGNKEAGGVDHVPPGWDYWFALEKNSKYYNYTLSVNGKAQRHGQNYSEDYLTDVLANISIEFLQYKSNYRPFFMMVSTPAPHSPWTAAPQYEGQFSNVKAPRDPNFNIHGKDKHWLIRQAKTPMANSSVELLDDAFRKRWRTLLSVDDLVEKIVKKLEVRGELENTYVIFTSDNGYHTGQFSLPLDKRQLYEFDIRVPLLVRGPNIKPNQTSLLPVANIDLGPTVLDMAGYDANKTQMDGMSFLPIMTGKGNSSTWRTDVLVEYEGEGHNVSDPNCPVLGPGVSECFPDCVCEDSYNNTYACVRTLSQTANLQYCEFDDNEVFVEVYNLTADPFQLTNIAKTIDQEVLEKMNHRLMMLQSCSGQSCRTPGVYDSRFRFQPRLMFDNLGPHVGRRRLILK, encoded by the exons ATGAGCTCGTTTCGTTTACGTCCCCGGACTATGTTTTATTTTGGTCTTATCTGCGTCACTTTGAGTAACCTGTCCGTTATGGGCAAAATGTACAACAGAGCGAACATTATTTTAATATTGACGGATGATCTGGACGTGTCGAGTGGAgggatg ATTCCTTTAAACAAAACTAGAAAACTCATTGGTGATGCTGGAATAACGTTTCTGAACACG TTTGTGGCCAGTCCACTGTGCTGCCCCAGCAGGGCCAGTATTCTCACAGGCAAATACCCCCACAACCACCATGTGATCAACAACACGCTGGAGGGCAATTGCAGCAGCCCGGCTTGGCAGAAGACGCAGGAGCCTGCCTCCTTCCCCGCGCTCCTACAGAAGTATGGGTACTACCAGACCTTTTTTGCCGGGAAGTATTTGAATGAG TATGGTAACAAAGAGGCCGGAGGGGTGGATCATGTGCCCCCAGGCTGGGACTATTGGTTTGCCCTG GAGAAAAACTCAAAGTACTACAACTACACATTGTCTGTAAATGGCAAAGCACAGAGACATGGGCAAAACTATAGTGAGGACTATCTGACTGACGTCCTG GCCAACATCTCAATAGAGTTCCTCCAGTACAAGTCAAACTACAGGCCGTTCTTCATGATGGTGtccacacctgcccctcactCTCCCTGGACGGCTGCCCCACAGTATGAGGGCCAGTTTTCCAATGTCAAAGCCCCAAGAGATCCCAATTTTAACATCCACGGCAAG GACAAACACTGGCTAATCCGACAAGCCAAAACTCCAATGGCTAACTCGTCTGTGGAACTCCTTGACGATGCTTTCAGAAAAAG GTGGCGCACTCTCCTGTCCGTGGATGACCTGGTGGAGAAAATAGTGAAGAAACTAGAGGTTCGGGGCGAGCTGGAGAACACCTATGTCATTTTCACGTCGGACAACGGCTACCACACTG GCCaattctctctccccctggaCAAGAGGCAGCTTTATGAGTTTGATATCAGGGTTCCTCTGCTAGTAAGAGGCCCCAACATCAAGCCCAACCAGACCAGTCTG TTACCCGTGGCTAATATAGATTTGGGCCCAACTGTCTTGGACATGGCAGGGTACGACGCCAATAAGACCCAGATGGATGGGATGTCTTTTCTTCCAATTATG ACAGGGAAGGGCAATAGCAGCACATGGAGGACGGATGTCCTGGTGGAATATGAGGGAGAAGGACATAATGTCTCTGACCCAAACTGCCCCGTCCTGGGTCCAGGTGTCTCG GAGTGTTttcctgattgtgtgtgtgaggattcaTACAACAACACCTACGCCTGTGTCCGCACGCTGTCCCAGACAGCCAACTTGCAGTACTGTGAATTTGATGACAATGAG GTGTTTGTTGAGGTCTACAACCTGACCGCAGACCCCTTCCAGCTGACTAATATCGCCAAGACCATTGAccaggaggtcctggagaagatgaACCACCGTCTGATGATGCTGCAGTCGTGCTCAGGACAGTCATGTCGAACTCCAGGGGTCTACGACTCACG GTTCAGATTCCAGCCTCGTCTGATGTTTGACAACCTCGGCCCGCACGTGGGCAGACGGAGACTGATCCTCAAGTGA